TAATTTAATTATTTGCTTACTCCTTTTTGCAATGGGACTTCAAAACTCTTTTGTAACCAAAATATCAAATGCAGTCGTGAGAACAACACACCTTACTGGTCTTTTTACCGACTTAGGCATTGACTTATCTTTAATACTATTCCCTAAATCAGAGAAACAAAAAGAAAAACTAAAAGCAAATATCAAACTTAGAATTTATATCATTTTATTCTTTTTTGCAGGAGGATTAATGGCTGGTTTTTTATATTCTAGACTAAATTTTAAATTAAACACTTTAATTGTAGGAGCCTTTATTTTATTAATAAGCATCGTTTATGATGATGTTAGGTATAGACTAATAATGGCGCGTAGAAAATATAATCAAAGAAAAACAATTAGCCGATAAGAAATCTAAAAATCAACTTGGTTCTAAAACCTACAATAGTATAAGTGGTAAAAAAACACTATTACCAATACCGAATGATTTTTAATCCATACTTTCGCGTTCTGTATCCACTATTATTTTAGACTTTTATTGTTTCATAATAAAACAAAAAGTACTAAAAAAGAGCAATACTTATGTAATAACCACAGCATAAAATATAACCAACAACGCATTTTAACCTAATGAAAAAAGTAATCTCCCTTATTTTTGTGTTTCTTTTCACCTTAAACACATTTGCAAAG
This portion of the Olleya sp. Bg11-27 genome encodes:
- a CDS encoding YoaK family protein, which encodes MFRHQGKSRTLKHNLRIATILSFVAGIVNVSGFLAFKQLTTNVTGHFALFINDVANLDFWKGTIFFLYIFSFLFGSFVSSFLIEKYRKNKKLNVFVVPTIIECLILITVGLLSDFIVIKHPNLIICLLLFAMGLQNSFVTKISNAVVRTTHLTGLFTDLGIDLSLILFPKSEKQKEKLKANIKLRIYIILFFFAGGLMAGFLYSRLNFKLNTLIVGAFILLISIVYDDVRYRLIMARRKYNQRKTISR